One window from the genome of Candidatus Synechococcus calcipolaris G9 encodes:
- a CDS encoding DUF6679 family protein: protein MLHRKLYQLYTDGQEVWIYLRDQQRLIDRARIVELEGDLVTIRYETEEEDEICSWEEMVRMESIGAITRRLASVSKGFSEPLVSDDCPEAEQLPKHSPEAEH, encoded by the coding sequence ATGCTACACCGCAAGCTTTATCAACTTTACACCGATGGCCAGGAGGTCTGGATTTACTTGCGGGATCAACAACGCCTGATTGACCGGGCCCGAATCGTTGAACTAGAAGGGGATTTAGTTACTATCCGCTACGAAACTGAGGAAGAAGATGAGATCTGTTCCTGGGAAGAGATGGTACGCATGGAAAGTATTGGTGCCATTACCCGTCGCCTAGCCTCTGTATCCAAGGGCTTTAGTGAACCCTTAGTTTCCGATGATTGTCCTGAGGCGGAGCAACTGCCCAAGCATTCCCCGGAAGCAGAGCATTAA
- a CDS encoding TIGR00300 family protein, which yields MSSVLRFLMCPPQHYDVDYVINPWMEGNIHKSSRDRAQEQWQKLYEIIRDRAEVQLVEPQKGWPDMVFTANAGLVLGDNVVLSRFYHPERQGEEPHFREWFLSQGYTVHELPSDLPFEGAGDALLDREGRWLWAGYGFRSELDSHAYLAKWLDIEVLSLRLMDERFYHLDTCFCPLSGGYLLYYPPAFDAYSNRLIELRVPPEKRIIVGEADAVNFACNAVNIHQIIILNRASPDLRTTLEQAGFEIIETPLTEFLKAGGASKCLTLRVTEPVREEVHGSASLQSRLIRLEGHLLDSGLINRALDTIVEGGGSFQVTDFHLGEQRQSTSQANVRVTAPSGTVMEEIMTQLIDLGAIAPPQEVCDNQLETVTQAGVAPDDFYVTTIYPTEVRVNCEWVRVHGQRMDAAIVVQSTPEGHRAECRLLRDLEVGDRVVVGVEGIRTVRKPENRDQRGNSQEFTFMGSGVSSERRVELVVEQIAWDLRRIRDQGGKVVVVAGPVVIHTGGGEHLSHLIREGYVQALLGGNAIAVHDMEQAMMGTSLGVDMKRGVPVRGGHRHHLKVINAIRRCGNISAAVEQGLLTNGVMYECVKNNVPYVLAGSIRDDGPLPDTQMDLLQAQQEYSRLIQGSNMILMLSSMLHSIGVGNMTPAGVKLVCVDINPAVVTKLADRGSVESVGIVTDVGLFLSLLVQQLSGLNRPYSLV from the coding sequence ATGAGTTCTGTCCTGCGCTTCTTAATGTGTCCACCCCAACACTACGATGTGGACTATGTAATTAACCCGTGGATGGAAGGAAATATCCATAAATCCTCCCGCGATCGCGCCCAAGAGCAATGGCAAAAACTCTACGAAATTATCCGCGATCGGGCAGAGGTTCAGTTAGTAGAGCCTCAAAAGGGCTGGCCCGATATGGTCTTTACCGCCAATGCCGGATTAGTTCTTGGCGATAACGTGGTTCTAAGTCGGTTTTACCATCCCGAACGCCAAGGCGAAGAACCCCATTTTAGGGAATGGTTTTTAAGCCAGGGGTACACCGTCCATGAACTGCCCTCAGACTTGCCCTTTGAAGGGGCCGGCGATGCCCTCCTGGATCGGGAAGGTCGCTGGCTATGGGCAGGCTATGGCTTTCGTTCCGAACTGGATTCCCACGCCTACTTAGCCAAGTGGTTAGATATTGAAGTTCTCTCCCTGCGGTTGATGGATGAGCGGTTCTACCATCTGGATACCTGTTTTTGTCCCTTGAGCGGCGGCTATCTGCTCTACTATCCGCCGGCCTTTGATGCCTACTCCAATCGTTTGATTGAGCTACGGGTTCCCCCGGAAAAACGAATCATTGTCGGTGAAGCAGATGCAGTCAACTTTGCCTGCAATGCCGTCAATATCCATCAAATTATTATCTTGAACCGAGCCAGCCCAGACCTACGGACAACCCTAGAGCAGGCGGGCTTTGAAATTATTGAAACCCCCCTAACCGAGTTTCTGAAAGCGGGTGGAGCCTCAAAATGTTTAACACTGCGGGTGACGGAGCCAGTTCGGGAAGAGGTTCATGGCAGTGCGTCACTCCAAAGTCGCTTAATTCGCCTAGAGGGGCATCTCTTAGATTCAGGACTGATTAACCGGGCCCTGGATACGATTGTGGAAGGGGGCGGCAGTTTCCAAGTTACCGATTTCCATCTAGGGGAGCAGCGGCAAAGTACATCCCAGGCCAATGTGCGGGTAACGGCTCCCTCCGGCACAGTGATGGAAGAAATCATGACCCAGTTGATTGATCTCGGTGCGATCGCCCCGCCCCAAGAGGTATGTGATAACCAACTGGAAACGGTGACCCAGGCAGGTGTGGCCCCGGATGATTTCTATGTCACGACCATCTATCCCACGGAAGTACGGGTGAATTGTGAGTGGGTGCGGGTTCACGGCCAACGCATGGATGCGGCCATTGTGGTGCAGTCTACCCCCGAAGGCCATCGAGCGGAATGTCGCCTATTGCGGGACTTAGAGGTGGGCGATCGCGTCGTTGTCGGTGTAGAAGGCATTCGCACCGTGCGCAAACCGGAAAACCGAGATCAGCGGGGCAATAGCCAAGAATTTACATTTATGGGTTCTGGGGTCTCCAGTGAACGCCGCGTAGAATTGGTGGTTGAGCAAATTGCCTGGGATCTGCGCCGGATTCGGGACCAAGGGGGGAAGGTTGTCGTGGTTGCCGGCCCGGTGGTGATCCATACCGGCGGTGGCGAACATCTTTCCCATCTAATTCGGGAAGGGTATGTTCAAGCCCTCCTAGGGGGAAATGCCATTGCCGTTCATGATATGGAGCAGGCCATGATGGGCACATCCCTAGGGGTAGATATGAAACGGGGCGTTCCCGTGCGGGGCGGCCATCGCCACCACCTCAAGGTCATTAATGCCATTCGTCGCTGTGGCAATATTAGTGCGGCCGTGGAGCAGGGACTCCTGACCAATGGAGTCATGTATGAATGTGTTAAAAATAACGTCCCCTACGTCCTAGCTGGCTCCATTCGTGATGATGGCCCCCTTCCCGACACCCAGATGGATTTACTCCAGGCCCAGCAAGAATACAGTCGCCTGATTCAAGGCTCCAATATGATCTTAATGCTCTCCTCCATGCTCCATTCCATTGGTGTGGGCAATATGACACCAGCGGGGGTGAAACTGGTCTGTGTGGATATTAATCCAGCGGTGGTAACAAAACTCGCCGATCGCGGCTCCGTAGAATCCGTGGGTATTGTCACCGATGTGGGTCTGTTCCTCAGCCTCCTAGTGCAGCAATTATCGGGCTTAAATCGCCCCTATTCCCTTGTCTAG
- a CDS encoding Dps family protein encodes MVATAPSLKEQVITTLNRSQANALVTFLNYKKYHWLTFGPLFRDLHLLFEEQGGEVFAMVDELAERSLMLDGQPIADPATYLPTATVTASTGKLSVKEMIAEAIANHETIITEMHQDADIATEAGDIGTADLYTRLVQVHQKHRWFLKEFLAKGDGLVS; translated from the coding sequence ATGGTTGCGACTGCACCCTCCCTGAAAGAACAAGTGATTACAACCCTGAATCGTTCCCAGGCTAATGCTCTGGTGACGTTTCTCAACTACAAGAAATACCATTGGTTGACCTTTGGCCCCCTGTTCCGGGATTTGCATCTACTTTTTGAGGAGCAAGGTGGCGAAGTTTTTGCCATGGTTGATGAATTGGCGGAGCGGAGTTTAATGTTGGATGGCCAGCCCATTGCGGATCCGGCTACCTACTTACCCACGGCGACGGTAACGGCTTCGACGGGTAAACTCTCGGTGAAGGAGATGATTGCGGAGGCGATCGCCAACCACGAAACAATCATTACGGAAATGCACCAAGATGCCGATATTGCCACGGAGGCGGGGGATATTGGCACCGCGGACTTATATACTCGCTTGGTTCAAGTCCACCAAAAACATCGTTGGTTCCTCAAGGAATTTTTAGCGAAAGGGGATGGCCTAGTCAGTTAA
- a CDS encoding type II toxin-antitoxin system PemK/MazF family toxin gives MTDQLKRGEVWLVNLDPTQGSEQAGVRPSIIFQDDIVSRFSTTIIVIPLTTNQRRASLPICMLIKQGDGGLSQDSVALCFQIRALDKTRLVRSLGQLSAETMTQLEEVVLVTLGYEV, from the coding sequence ATGACTGACCAGCTTAAACGAGGAGAAGTTTGGCTAGTAAACCTTGATCCTACTCAAGGTTCTGAACAAGCCGGTGTTCGTCCTAGCATTATTTTTCAAGATGACATTGTTTCTCGGTTCTCAACGACGATTATCGTTATTCCCTTGACTACAAACCAGCGTCGCGCTTCATTACCGATTTGTATGCTCATCAAACAGGGAGATGGTGGATTATCACAGGATTCAGTTGCATTGTGTTTTCAAATTCGAGCATTGGATAAGACGCGGTTAGTTCGGAGCTTAGGTCAACTGAGTGCTGAAACAATGACTCAATTAGAAGAAGTAGTGTTAGTAACGTTAGGATACGAGGTATAG
- a CDS encoding DUF5615 family PIN-like protein, with the protein MRFLANENFPLDAVEALRQQGHDVVWIRTESPGISDPEVLSRAQAEDRILLTFDKDFGELAFRTKLPAASGIILFRITAPSSVIVAQKVVAAISLRDDWVGHFSVVEDDKVRMRFL; encoded by the coding sequence ATGCGCTTCCTTGCCAACGAAAACTTTCCTTTGGATGCTGTAGAAGCATTACGTCAGCAGGGACATGATGTGGTTTGGATTCGTACAGAATCTCCTGGCATTTCTGACCCCGAAGTATTGAGTCGTGCCCAAGCAGAAGACCGTATCCTCCTGACCTTTGACAAAGATTTTGGCGAACTTGCTTTTCGCACGAAACTTCCTGCTGCCAGCGGTATTATCCTGTTTCGGATTACAGCCCCCTCAAGTGTGATAGTGGCTCAAAAGGTCGTAGCGGCGATCTCCCTACGTGATGATTGGGTTGGGCATTTCAGCGTTGTCGAAGATGATAAAGTTCGGATGAGATTTTTGTGA
- a CDS encoding DUF433 domain-containing protein produces MDQPTRIALSPDILVGKPIIRGTRLAVEFIIDLLAQGWSADEILRNYPGISLEDIQACLSYASTMLKSEKVYAIPL; encoded by the coding sequence ATGGATCAGCCAACTCGCATCGCTCTTAGCCCAGATATCCTGGTTGGTAAGCCCATCATCCGAGGCACTCGACTTGCTGTTGAATTCATCATTGACCTTCTTGCCCAAGGCTGGAGTGCTGATGAAATCCTTCGCAATTACCCCGGCATCAGCCTTGAAGATATTCAAGCCTGCCTCAGCTATGCCAGTACTATGCTCAAGTCCGAAAAAGTTTATGCCATTCCGCTCTAG
- the thiC gene encoding phosphomethylpyrimidine synthase, giving the protein MRSEWIAPRRGQANVSQMNYARQGLITQEMDYVAKRENLPQELIRDEVARGRMIIPANINHVNLEPMAIGIASKCKVNANIGASPNSSNLEEEVAKLNLAVKYGADTVMDLSTGGGDLDRIRTAIIQASPVPIGTVPIYQALESVHGNVENLTADDFLHIIEKHAQQGVDYMTIHAGILIEHLPLVKNRITGIVSRGGGILAKWMLHHHKQNPLYTHFNDIIEIFKKYDVSFSLGDSLRPGCTHDASDEAQLAELKTLGQLTRKAWEQDVQVMVEGPGHVPMDQIEFNVRKQMEECSEAPFYVLGPLVTDIAPGYDHITSAIGAAMAGWYGTAMLCYVTPKEHLGLPNAEDVRNGLIAYKIAAHAADIARHRPGARDRDDELSAARYNFDWNKQFELALDPERAREYHDETLPADIYKTAEFCSMCGPKFCPMQTKVDADALTELEKFLAQDKEVMVVGS; this is encoded by the coding sequence ATGCGTAGCGAATGGATTGCTCCTCGGCGGGGCCAGGCGAATGTCAGTCAAATGAATTATGCCCGCCAAGGCCTGATCACCCAAGAAATGGACTATGTCGCCAAGCGAGAAAACCTACCCCAGGAATTAATCCGCGACGAAGTGGCCCGGGGTCGGATGATTATTCCGGCCAATATCAACCATGTCAATTTAGAACCTATGGCGATCGGGATTGCCTCTAAGTGTAAAGTGAATGCCAATATTGGCGCGTCACCCAACTCCTCAAACTTGGAGGAAGAAGTTGCCAAGCTGAATCTGGCGGTGAAGTATGGGGCTGATACGGTGATGGATCTGTCCACTGGCGGCGGCGATCTGGATCGGATTCGCACGGCCATTATCCAAGCCTCCCCCGTTCCCATTGGCACAGTGCCCATTTACCAAGCCCTAGAAAGTGTCCATGGCAATGTGGAAAACCTGACCGCCGATGACTTTCTACACATCATTGAGAAACACGCCCAGCAAGGGGTGGACTACATGACGATCCATGCGGGTATCTTGATTGAACATCTACCCCTAGTGAAAAATCGCATTACGGGTATTGTCTCCCGTGGCGGCGGCATTTTAGCCAAGTGGATGCTGCACCACCATAAACAAAATCCCCTCTATACCCATTTCAATGACATCATTGAAATTTTCAAGAAGTATGATGTTTCCTTTTCCCTAGGGGATTCCCTGCGGCCGGGCTGTACCCACGATGCCTCCGATGAGGCCCAATTGGCAGAACTCAAAACCCTGGGGCAACTCACCCGCAAGGCCTGGGAGCAGGATGTGCAAGTCATGGTAGAAGGGCCGGGCCATGTCCCCATGGATCAGATTGAGTTTAATGTCCGCAAGCAGATGGAAGAATGCTCGGAAGCACCGTTCTACGTCTTGGGCCCCCTCGTGACGGATATTGCCCCAGGCTATGATCACATTACCAGTGCGATCGGTGCGGCTATGGCGGGTTGGTATGGGACAGCTATGCTCTGTTACGTCACGCCCAAGGAGCATTTAGGCCTACCCAATGCCGAAGATGTGCGGAATGGCCTAATTGCCTATAAGATTGCTGCCCACGCGGCAGATATTGCCCGGCATCGTCCTGGGGCCCGCGATCGCGACGATGAATTATCAGCAGCCCGCTATAATTTTGATTGGAATAAGCAGTTTGAACTAGCCTTGGATCCGGAACGGGCCCGGGAATACCACGATGAAACCCTACCCGCAGACATTTATAAAACGGCGGAGTTTTGTTCCATGTGTGGGCCTAAGTTCTGCCCCATGCAAACCAAAGTGGATGCGGATGCCCTGACGGAGTTAGAGAAATTCCTAGCCCAAGACAAGGAAGTCATGGTTGTGGGTAGCTAA
- a CDS encoding Rpn family recombination-promoting nuclease/putative transposase — MRDNLCKYLAEKYPTAFTQWLLNDASEDVSILKTELNLEPIRADSVTLVQTQACILHLEFQVEPEPTLPLRMLDYWLRLYRTHQCEIVQVLILLRRTRVHVPDAFELPATIHRYRVVRLWEEDPNQFFQIPALLPFAVLGKTDNESALLQAVADQIDQIQSEQSRKELSTVVQLMAGLQYSKELIQTIFREGMMRESVIYQEILQEGRQEGRQEGESTLILRQLHRRLGILSDQVVSQIRGLSLEQLESLGEALLDFQDLYDLETWLGS; from the coding sequence ATGCGAGATAATCTATGCAAATACCTAGCTGAAAAATATCCCACCGCCTTTACCCAGTGGCTCCTCAACGATGCCTCAGAAGATGTTTCGATCCTGAAAACCGAACTGAATCTGGAACCAATTCGGGCGGATTCCGTGACACTGGTACAGACCCAAGCCTGTATTCTGCATCTGGAATTTCAGGTTGAACCAGAGCCAACTCTGCCCTTACGAATGCTGGACTACTGGCTCAGACTCTATCGCACCCATCAGTGTGAAATTGTCCAAGTCTTGATCTTGCTGCGGCGCACACGGGTTCATGTTCCCGATGCGTTCGAGTTGCCAGCAACAATCCATCGCTATCGAGTCGTGAGACTCTGGGAAGAAGACCCCAACCAATTTTTTCAGATTCCCGCCCTATTGCCCTTTGCGGTCTTAGGAAAAACCGACAACGAATCCGCCCTCTTGCAAGCCGTTGCCGACCAAATTGATCAAATTCAATCGGAGCAGTCCAGGAAAGAACTGAGTACCGTGGTACAACTAATGGCTGGGTTACAGTACAGTAAAGAGCTTATTCAAACTATTTTTCGGGAGGGAATGATGCGTGAATCCGTGATTTATCAAGAAATTCTTCAGGAAGGGCGGCAAGAAGGACGACAAGAGGGAGAATCTACCCTTATCCTCCGCCAACTCCACCGACGACTGGGGATTCTCTCTGATCAGGTTGTTAGCCAGATCCGTGGGTTATCTCTCGAACAATTGGAATCCTTGGGAGAAGCTCTCTTAGATTTTCAAGACCTCTATGATCTTGAAACGTGGCTAGGATCATAA
- a CDS encoding pilus assembly FimT family protein, with protein sequence MAHLLTSRRPLALGQQKDAGFSLAETVVILVMVGILAAIGGVSWLGFLNNQRMRVAVNESVSAIRLAQGGARRENLRWVAAFRESNGQVQWAVSRTTTPVAQWDWQNLLGDDSNLIEIDLANTSFNAVADTYQVAFEYDGRMSIINTPPRRITFRPVNNASADAQRCIRMVTMLGALRTETGTACDS encoded by the coding sequence ATGGCCCACCTCTTAACATCTCGGCGACCCTTAGCCCTAGGGCAACAGAAGGATGCTGGATTTAGTCTGGCGGAAACTGTCGTTATTTTAGTTATGGTCGGCATCCTGGCAGCCATTGGTGGCGTTTCCTGGCTAGGTTTTCTGAACAATCAACGAATGCGGGTGGCAGTGAATGAATCCGTTTCCGCCATTCGTTTAGCCCAGGGAGGAGCACGGCGGGAAAATCTACGTTGGGTGGCAGCCTTTCGTGAATCCAATGGTCAAGTGCAATGGGCCGTCTCCCGAACCACAACCCCCGTTGCTCAGTGGGACTGGCAGAATTTACTGGGCGATGACTCTAACTTGATTGAAATTGATCTTGCCAATACGAGCTTTAATGCAGTAGCAGATACCTACCAAGTTGCCTTTGAGTACGATGGTCGCATGAGTATTATTAATACGCCGCCGCGCCGCATCACCTTTCGCCCCGTTAATAATGCCTCAGCAGATGCTCAACGCTGTATTCGCATGGTGACAATGCTGGGGGCCCTACGAACGGAAACCGGTACAGCCTGTGATAGTTAA
- a CDS encoding prepilin-type N-terminal cleavage/methylation domain-containing protein yields MVPFWQSFRRQRVPQQKLGSLASGKQGFTLVELLVAVVVGAIISTVLGAILVDMLQNEAREASLNEVQQDLQSAMNFVTSDLTQATYVYDGDCLEGRGTTSDTDFCPGLINHIPNFGTGITPILAMWILEPVPYDPTSQAIPTNCEGLGTDCISVQNARRAYTLVAYYLDTNPGGGWQGTARLRRYQLRKFSTLTASNVVQTTGYVDPTVAGQNQFQVWPYRVVSGTFTNQQAAVPTANLDELPVVSDFIDANWADLTTTPINCPPAVQGVAYVRSPLASTSPPNSFYACVLNRGSTLNQSTFVYLRANPAGKPGLNAANSDRRPTLSTTILNRGVVNKTPLVN; encoded by the coding sequence ATGGTTCCTTTTTGGCAGAGTTTTCGGCGGCAGCGAGTTCCACAACAAAAGCTAGGGTCTCTGGCTTCAGGCAAGCAAGGGTTTACCCTAGTAGAACTTCTCGTTGCCGTTGTTGTAGGGGCGATTATCTCCACGGTTTTGGGAGCCATTCTCGTGGATATGCTGCAAAATGAAGCGCGGGAGGCATCCTTAAACGAGGTACAGCAAGACCTGCAATCAGCCATGAACTTTGTTACCTCTGACCTCACCCAGGCCACCTACGTCTACGATGGTGACTGTTTAGAAGGGCGAGGTACCACCAGCGATACAGATTTTTGCCCTGGTCTGATTAATCATATTCCCAACTTTGGTACAGGTATTACACCCATTTTAGCGATGTGGATTCTAGAACCTGTTCCCTACGATCCCACCTCCCAAGCCATTCCAACGAATTGTGAAGGTTTAGGAACAGATTGCATATCGGTACAAAATGCACGGCGGGCCTATACCCTAGTGGCCTATTATCTAGACACCAATCCCGGCGGTGGCTGGCAAGGCACGGCCCGACTACGACGCTATCAATTGCGTAAATTCTCCACTCTAACGGCGAGTAATGTCGTGCAGACGACGGGCTACGTTGATCCCACGGTAGCGGGACAAAACCAGTTTCAAGTCTGGCCCTACCGGGTTGTTAGCGGCACATTCACCAATCAGCAGGCAGCGGTTCCTACGGCAAACCTGGATGAATTACCCGTGGTTTCCGATTTCATTGATGCCAATTGGGCCGATCTAACCACCACGCCCATCAACTGTCCACCGGCGGTTCAGGGTGTTGCCTACGTGCGATCGCCCTTGGCGAGTACCAGCCCACCCAATAGCTTTTATGCCTGCGTCCTCAATCGTGGCTCAACCCTTAACCAGTCCACCTTTGTTTATTTACGGGCAAATCCTGCGGGTAAACCGGGCTTAAACGCTGCAAACTCCGATCGTCGTCCCACCTTATCAACAACCATTCTGAATCGTGGTGTTGTCAATAAAACCCCCCTAGTTAACTAA
- a CDS encoding prepilin-type N-terminal cleavage/methylation domain-containing protein — protein MYVQLRPQNLNQGLTLVECVVAIVITNILLAALAAPLVMVTATRSQNDRINQASGLAISQVDQMRALMEQGVYQNADLPPASSVSAELGQPGGLSMQPPPSSVTTCTGVPATAVTGCLRTFNNAEFVVQVYRGAGITAGGRIIAFPMQVRVYSLRTFDGGNTPSADVPIPQVPATFTASGDSSGLPLIVLTTDVVRGDNPATLCNITDCQ, from the coding sequence ATGTATGTTCAACTCCGACCGCAAAACCTAAACCAGGGCCTCACCTTGGTGGAATGCGTTGTCGCCATTGTGATTACCAATATTTTGCTGGCGGCCCTAGCGGCTCCCTTGGTGATGGTGACGGCGACGCGATCGCAAAATGATCGCATCAATCAAGCCAGCGGCCTAGCCATTTCCCAGGTGGATCAGATGCGCGCCCTCATGGAGCAGGGGGTCTATCAAAATGCCGATCTACCCCCCGCAAGCTCCGTATCAGCAGAATTGGGCCAACCGGGTGGTCTCTCGATGCAGCCGCCCCCATCCTCAGTGACGACCTGCACTGGAGTGCCTGCCACGGCGGTCACCGGCTGTCTGCGTACATTCAATAATGCTGAGTTTGTCGTACAGGTTTATCGAGGGGCGGGAATTACTGCCGGTGGTAGAATTATTGCCTTTCCGATGCAGGTTCGGGTTTATAGCCTACGCACCTTTGATGGCGGCAATACCCCCAGTGCCGATGTACCGATTCCACAGGTTCCCGCCACCTTCACCGCCTCTGGCGATTCTTCGGGGCTTCCCCTGATTGTCCTAACGACGGATGTGGTGCGGGGCGATAATCCGGCAACCCTTTGTAATATTACCGACTGTCAGTAG